The DNA segment GTGCCCCTCGTGATCCGCGCTGCCGAGGTGAGCCCCAGGCTTCGGACCAGACCTGGTGGCGCGGTTGGCCCCGGGGTGGAGCAGGAGGCACTCCTGGCGCAGCTCGCTCCGCTGCCGCAGCGCGTGCAGGAGGACTGGGCGGTCCCCGATATGAGCGGGCGTGGCGCAGTACCGGGCGGTCGTGACGCCGCTCGCGCGATCACCTGGTCGACGCGTGTCGACGCCCCTGTGGATCCTGCTGGGGACGGTCGCACTGGTCTTCCTGATCGCCTGCACCAGCATGGCCGCCCTGTTCGCAATGCGCGGAGAGCCGGAGGCGAGGACTTCGCGGTGCGCCATGCGCTGGGCGCCCGACGCGCCGGTCACGTCCCGGACCGGATGGCCGAGGCGGTCCTGCTGGCCACGGCCGGCGGCATCGGCGGAGCACTCCTCGCCTGGGCCGCCGTTCCCTCTGTGGTCCGGGCCGCGCCGGACGGTCGCCGGTGGATTCCAGGCGCACCGATCCCCGGGCTGGCGGAGGCGGGAGTTGATCTCGCGACCCTGGCCTTCACCGCGGCGATCTCCGTCCTCGCGGCGGTGGCCTTCGATGCTCCCCTCCGTGCGCTTCTCGGGCGTCGGCTTGCTGGGCGACCTGCGACGGGCGGGACGGGGTGGGGCGGGCTTCGCTCCGGATCACCGGAACGTGCTCGTGGTGCTGCAGACCGCGTCCGCACGCTGGTGTTGCTCTGTCGGCTCGGCATTGCTCGTGCGCAGCTTCCAGCGACTGAGCAACGTGGACGTGGGCTTCGATACGGAGGACATCTTCACGTTCCAGGTGGCGGTGACGCGTGAAGACCTGCGCAACCGTGCTGCGATGTCGCAGTTCCAGTACACGTTCATGGATCGCCTCGCAGCTTTGCCGGGCGTGGTCCGTGGGATTCATCGACCCTGCCCCTGGACGAGGGCGCGGCGTCCGCGGCCGTCACAGCCTCCACAGATCGAGGCCAGCGGAGCAGAGCCGCCGCGCGTGCGCAATGCCGGCGCCGGAGGCGCCTATTTCCAGACGATGGGCATCGAGCTCCTGCAAGGCCGCTTCTTCGATCGTCTGGAAGAGCAGCAGGGCGCGCCCAACGTGATCATCAGCCAGGCAGCCGCCGAGCTGCTGTTCCCGGGCCGCGATGCCCTGGATCAACAGCTCCGTCCCGCGGACGCTCCGGACACCTGGTTCACGGTCGTCGGCGTGGTCGAAGACACGCGGGTGGACGACTTCCGCCAACCTCCGCAGCCGATGGTCTACCTGCCGGGGGTGTCTCCGTCGCCGGCCTACGTGATGAAGACGGCGCGCGCGAACCAGATCGGACCCGAGGTGCGGGCCATCATCGCCGAGATGATCCCGGACTCACCCATGTACCGGGTCTTCACCATGG comes from the Gemmatimonadota bacterium genome and includes:
- a CDS encoding ABC transporter permease, with amino-acid sequence MRDFKHAARSLARAPMFAAVTVGTLALAIGANSAIFSVVEAVLLDPLPFPEAERLVSIGGTAPGTNMPDDLGVPDELYLEYASAVPALEDLGLYGTGSSTTRVDGRIEQLFLTQATPSFFTTLGAQPLQGRLPTADDDANVVVLSHWLWQEWFGSDPEVIGRSYEFAQQTRTVIGVLPPDFRFPDERTAFWVPLVIRAAEVSPRLRTRPGGAVGPGVEQEALLAQLAPLPQRVQEDWAVPDMSGRGAVPGGRDAARAITWSTRVDAPVDPAGDGRTGLPDRLHQHGRPVRNARRAGGEDFAVRHALGARRAGHVPDRMAEAVLLATAGGIGGALLAWAAVPSVVRAAPDGRRWIPGAPIPGLAEAGVDLATLAFTAAISVLAAVAFDAPLRALLGRRLAGRPATGGTGWGGLRSGSPERARGAADRVRTLVLLCRLGIARAQLPATEQRGRGLRYGGHLHVPGGGDA
- a CDS encoding FtsX-like permease family protein — encoded protein: MRSFQRLSNVDVGFDTEDIFTFQVAVTREDLRNRAAMSQFQYTFMDRLAALPGVVRGIHRPCPWTRARRPRPSQPPQIEASGAEPPRVRNAGAGGAYFQTMGIELLQGRFFDRLEEQQGAPNVIISQAAAELLFPGRDALDQQLRPADAPDTWFTVVGVVEDTRVDDFRQPPQPMVYLPGVSPSPAYVMKTARANQIGPEVRAIIAEMIPDSPMYRVFTMETLAANTMASLSFTMMLLVLAAALATVLGAVGIYGVLSYVVAQRKREMAVRLALGAEPTGLRRMVVYQGGRVALIGVAVGLVVAFGATRFLGALLFGVEALDLSTFALMASVMLGVALLASYVPARRASSVDPMESLGVE